TTAAGACACCAAATTATTTCTCACTGACACATGTACTTAATGTATCGCCAACAGAAATATCAACGAGACAGATGAGGGATTGAGGGGGGACCTTAAGAAGGTTGCCTGAAAGATTAAACATTTTACAACTAACGGCAGGGGGACGTATCCCACAGACATGCAATCTTAATGTAGAGCCACCAATGAACCACCTACAGCTCACGTGGGCACCTGGCTAGTGCTGCTGATGGAACTGCTTCCACACTGTGAATAAAATGCTGTGAGCTCAGAACACAGACAACGATAAAAACTCAACACTGCCCACCACTCAGAGCAGGCGGCCCAGAGCCACAATCAGGTTGTAACTGACTCTTCTTAAGGTGGATGAAACATGAGGAGAAATCCCCCGGGGGTTCCTggcataatttgttttttaaaacagtgataaCGCCTGAAATAAGGTGGGAAGATGTCTTTAACCTCACTCACCAAGGGACCCCTGAGTCACAGACCCAGAGCCTAGAGGAGATGGGAGGTTGGAAGCCACCTGTCCACACCTCCCCAGCACTGCTGTGTGACTATCACACAGTTACCTGCCATCTTCACCAAGGAACAAAGCTCCAGACTGATGAAaggattatttttcaaaatgaaagtaagCAGTCATGTATTTGACCTGGGGTTGGAGAAGAGCtttccaagagaaaaacagaagggaaaaagaaggaaaagaccagACTTGAAAGACCCAGCAACCTGACACCATGTGTTGGCAAGGGGTAGGGGGCGTGCGAACTGATCTGCTGGTGGGAGCACGCCGCGGTGACACTTGTGGACGCCAACCTGGCCAAGCGTATTTAGAACCATCTTTAAAATGGCCATGCTCTGACATCTAGTAAGTCAACGTCTAGgaatttttcctaaagaaatcaTCAGAgagggattattttaaaaaggattcacACTATGGAAagactggaaaagaatataaacgTTCAACAACAGGTGACCAGTGAAGTTCTATTCACACAACAGAGCACCATCTGGCCTTCAAAATCACGTGTGGAAGAACAGTTCATGATCAGGATGTGCTCTGAAAAAAACATCAAACTTTTGAAAAGTTAGTAATATGTACGactcaaaaaattgtttttaagggggagggtatagctcagtggtaaagcatagGCTTAGCACgtacggggtcctgggttcaatccccagtatcagcattaaaaactaactaaataaataaataaacttaattacctctccccagcccctcaaaaagttatttttaactcatgggatagacacacacatatatttggaAGAAAACACTGAAACAGTGGTTATATTATTACTTGGTTGGGAAACCTGGGgtaattttaatttcctgttcCTAGGAGCGCAAAGTATACTAACCGATAGACCTGGATGGCTCTCATTCTTTGAAATTCTGCTTATTGCCACCTCTTCCAAGAAGTCCTCCTACACTGCACTGCCCTCCTTTATCCATGTTATTCTGGGTGTCCCCCCCGGGGCACTGGACTCTGGGCTGTCTTCCATGACGTCCTTTATCCCTACCTGGGACTCACGATACCCCCACTGCATGTTCTACAGCTTCTAGTCAGAAATAGGGGTGCTTCAATTCTGCAACCCCAATCCATCTGGACTCTGACGGATCTTGGGGCCAGAATGCTGGATTATGAATGGAATTGAGCAAATGATTCCCTGTGCTCTGTGACTACAGGTCCAGGGGGGTCATGCTGACAAGGATGAGCAAAGAGCAAGCCCCTTACCTTGGCCAGCAGGCTTGAAACATGCTTGACCTCACCGCGAGCCTTCAGCAGCTCCTGTTTGAGCTCGGAGCAGGACTGCTCCAACTGCTCCTTCTCCGCCCGAGCTACTCTCAGCATCTCCTGAACCTCGCAGCCCTCAGCTGTCTGCCCCGGGGGACCGGTCTCCACCGCGCtctgcttctccttctccagGTGCGCCTTCAAGGACCCATTCTCCACCTTGAGCCCTTCCAGGGCGGCGCGGCACTCCTCCAGGGTCGTGGCCATGGCGCCGCCGTCCCGCCGCTGCAGCTCCAGGAAGGCGCTCAGGCGCCCGTTCTCCTCTTTCAGGCGCTTCACCATCTCCAGGGCCGCCCGGTGCTCCTCCTCCGCCTTGCGCAGGCTGCACGTCAGCTGCTGCTGGATGCTGAGCAGCTTCTCGCGCTCGAAGCGGCCCTGCTCCAGGATCTCCGTGCACTTCTGCTCCAGCTCCAGGATCTTCCCCTCCTGCGCGCCGGGCTCCTCGCCCCTCGCCCGCTCCTGCAGGAGGGCGATCAGCTTCTCGTTCTCCTGGCTGAGCTGCTCCGCCCGCTCTCGGTGCTGCTGGAAGGACGTCTCCAGCAGCGCCTTCTCGTCCACCAGCTTCTCGTTCTCGGCCGTCAGCTCCTGCAGCATCTGCTGCTGGTCCGACAGCTCCTGCAGCGTGGCCTGCAGCTCCTCCGCGGTGCTGTGCTGATTCTCTTCCATCCTGTGGATCTTCTCCGTCAGGGACGCCAGGGACAGCTCGCTTGCGGTGTTCGGGGACCCGCCGGCCGCAGAGCACGCGGGGCTCTTGAACAGGCTCCCGGCGGGGGACAGGGGCCCGCTGGGGGCGTCGGCGGGGATGTGCTCGAAGTCCGAGGCATCCGGGGACAAGGAGGCCTTGGTAACATCGCTGCTGGAGGAGCCCGAGGTCCGCAGCGCGCCTCCCTGCGTGTTCCTTTGCTCCGCGTCACTGTCACCGGTTGACTCGATGCCCGCTGGGCTCCCGCAGCTCGACTCCTGGGTGATGGACGTCGGGCAGCTGCTGTCCCCGGCGTGACTCGCGGCCCCCTCCGAGTGTGGGGAGTGCTCCAAGTACGCCAGCTTCTCCTTCAAGGCCCGGTTCTCCTCCTGCAGCTCGGCCAGCGCCTCCTCGGAGCTCCTGTTCTTCTCCTCCAGCGCCCGGACCGGGGCTTCCGCGcctgccgccgcccccgccggcgCGCCCGCGCTCTGCGCCCGCCGCTCCCCCCAGCTCTTCAGCTCGCTCCGAAGCCTGTTGATCTCGCTGTCCTTCTCCTTGGCCTCTGCCAGGAGCTCGCGCACCTGGGACTCGAGCACGGCCTTCTCCGCGCCCTCCTGCTCCTGCCGGGGCCGCGCGGGGGCGGCCCGCGCGTGCTTGGTTGGGGTGGGCGCGCTGGAGGACGTCGGGCTGGACGCCGACTTCCTCGGGTTGGCGGCGCCGCGCGGCGCCGTCCTCTCTCTCGGCACACTTACGGAAAGTTCTCGAGGGGTGGGGATGCCTGTCCGCTTGCTTGCTGGCGCAGCCCCTAAAGACACAGAAGCAGAAGTGAACGAAACGCAGCGAGCACTTTAATGAATGAAACCCAGTGACAGCAGCTCACAGGCACAGGGGCCAGAGCggctgctgcccctcctccagctctccccCCACACCCAGGTAACCATGCCGCTCCGACGGGGGTTCCTAGACCCGCCCCAGCCCTGTACTGGGGGAAGCTGACCCCAAGCCGAGCTGCTCAGCACAACCCCACCCCAGCCGTGGCCGCTGGTCCACGGCGTGGCACGCCCTCCGTGAAGGTCAGTGGAACTCAAGGAGCAGCTTCCCTGGGCGAGCTTCCGAAACATACTGGACGCGGGAGAGGGTTGGGTAGGTCTGGGGACGGCTGGCAATCA
The sequence above is a segment of the Camelus ferus isolate YT-003-E chromosome 16, BCGSAC_Cfer_1.0, whole genome shotgun sequence genome. Coding sequences within it:
- the SPECC1 gene encoding cytospin-B isoform X2; this encodes MSYFSFVGAPFAGRKTLRDEHERCSQALESGHQSGEPWAGPRAGPPHRLFRHEEFQVFHLAGFRVPTQQGAAPASKRTGIPTPRELSVSVPRERTAPRGAANPRKSASSPTSSSAPTPTKHARAAPARPRQEQEGAEKAVLESQVRELLAEAKEKDSEINRLRSELKSWGERRAQSAGAPAGAAAGAEAPVRALEEKNRSSEEALAELQEENRALKEKLAYLEHSPHSEGAASHAGDSSCPTSITQESSCGSPAGIESTGDSDAEQRNTQGGALRTSGSSSSDVTKASLSPDASDFEHIPADAPSGPLSPAGSLFKSPACSAAGGSPNTASELSLASLTEKIHRMEENQHSTAEELQATLQELSDQQQMLQELTAENEKLVDEKALLETSFQQHRERAEQLSQENEKLIALLQERARGEEPGAQEGKILELEQKCTEILEQGRFEREKLLSIQQQLTCSLRKAEEEHRAALEMVKRLKEENGRLSAFLELQRRDGGAMATTLEECRAALEGLKVENGSLKAHLEKEKQSAVETGPPGQTAEGCEVQEMLRVARAEKEQLEQSCSELKQELLKARGEVKHVSSLLAKVEKDYSYLKEICDHQAEQLSRTSLELQEKASESDAEIKGMKETIFELEDQVEQHRAVKLHNNQLISELEGNVMKLEEQKSDLERQLKALTKQIKEETEEWRRFQADLQTAVVVANDIKCEAQQELRAVKRRLLEEEEKNAQLQKELGDRRGPGRPVKDELETAEVDAPGRWHGVYVNRTPPTSSESATTVKSLIKSFDLGRPGGAGQNISVHKTPRSPLSGIPVRTAPAAAVSPMQRHSTFSSARPASRGVTQRLDLPDLPLSDLLKGRAEDLKPDPYLRKSPSLESLSRPPSLGFGGTRLLSASPGGWKPPGKLSVERRDPLAALAREYGGSKRNALLKWCQRRTEGYANIDITNFSSSWSDGLALCALLHTYLPAHIPYQELNSQEKKKNLLLAFEAAESVGIKPSLELSEMLYTDRPDWQSVMRYVAQIYKYFET
- the SPECC1 gene encoding cytospin-B isoform X3 — translated: MGNHSGRPEDPEAGAAPASKRTGIPTPRELSVSVPRERTAPRGAANPRKSASSPTSSSAPTPTKHARAAPARPRQEQEGAEKAVLESQVRELLAEAKEKDSEINRLRSELKSWGERRAQSAGAPAGAAAGAEAPVRALEEKNRSSEEALAELQEENRALKEKLAYLEHSPHSEGAASHAGDSSCPTSITQESSCGSPAGIESTGDSDAEQRNTQGGALRTSGSSSSDVTKASLSPDASDFEHIPADAPSGPLSPAGSLFKSPACSAAGGSPNTASELSLASLTEKIHRMEENQHSTAEELQATLQELSDQQQMLQELTAENEKLVDEKALLETSFQQHRERAEQLSQENEKLIALLQERARGEEPGAQEGKILELEQKCTEILEQGRFEREKLLSIQQQLTCSLRKAEEEHRAALEMVKRLKEENGRLSAFLELQRRDGGAMATTLEECRAALEGLKVENGSLKAHLEKEKQSAVETGPPGQTAEGCEVQEMLRVARAEKEQLEQSCSELKQELLKARGEVKHVSSLLAKVEKDYSYLKEICDHQAEQLSRTSLELQEKASESDAEIKGMKETIFELEDQVEQHRAVKLHNNQLISELEGNVMKLEEQKSDLERQLKALTKQIKEETEEWRRFQADLQTAVVVANDIKCEAQQELRAVKRRLLEEEEKNAQLQKELGDRRGPGRPVKDELETAEVDAPGRWHGVYVNRTPPTSSESATTVKSLIKSFDLGRPGGAGQNISVHKTPRSPLSGIPVRTAPAAAVSPMQRHSTFSSARPASRGVTQRLDLPDLPLSDLLKGRAEDLKPDPYLRKSPSLESLSRPPSLGFGGTRLLSASPGGWKPPGKLSVERRDPLAALAREYGGSKRNALLKWCQRRTEGYANIDITNFSSSWSDGLALCALLHTYLPAHIPYQELNSQEKKKNLLLAFEAAESVGIKPSLELSEMLYTDRPDWQSVMRYVAQIYKYFET